A region of Chelonia mydas isolate rCheMyd1 chromosome 7, rCheMyd1.pri.v2, whole genome shotgun sequence DNA encodes the following proteins:
- the DNAJB8 gene encoding dnaJ homolog subfamily B member 8: MVNYYEVLGLHQKASQDDIKKSYRKLALKWHPDKNPNNKEEAEKKFKAVAEAYEVLSDPQKRSIYDRSGKESLHRGGRGATGGHFHSPFDSEYIFRNPEEIFREFFAGMDPFAHDFWDSPFDGNVGENRNRTRGRGASFAGFDVFPDLMESFMSFDSVNPGEHTTFSCRAFGGDTSGSNNFRSVSTSTEVVNGRRITTRKIIENGQERTEVEEDGQLKSIKINGREQLKC, from the coding sequence ATGGTGAATTATTACGAAGTTTTAGGACTTCACCAAAAAGCCTCACAAGATGACATTAAAAAGTCCTACCGTAAACTTGCATTAAAATGGCACCCTGATAAGAATCCTAATAacaaggaggaggcagagaagaaatTCAAAGCCGTAGCTGAGGCATACGAGGTTTTATCAGATCCCCAAAAACGTTCCATCTATGATAGATCTGGAAAGGAAAGTCTGCACAGAGGAGGCAGAGGTGCAACTGGAGGCCACTTCCACAGCCCATTTGATTCTGAATACATATTCCGTAACCCAGAAGAGATTTTCAGGGAATTTTTTGCAGGAATGGATCCCTTTGCACATGATTTCTGGGACAGTCCATTTGATGGAAATGTAggtgaaaacagaaacagaacTCGTGGAAGAGGAGCTAGCTTTGCCGGCTTTGATGTATTTCCTGATCTTATGGAATCATTTATGTCATTTGATTCAGTCAACCCCGGTGAGCACACTACATTCTCCTGCAGGGCCTTTGGAGGAGACACGAGTGGGTCAAACAACTTCAGATCAGTCTCAACTTCTACGGAAGTGGTCAATGGTAGAAGAATCACTACCAGGAAAATCATTGAGAATGGACAAGAAAGAACTGAAGTTGAGGAAGACGGGCAGCTGAAGTCCATAAAAATCAACGGAAGAGAACAGCTGAAATGTTAG